TCTGGTGGCCGACCTCGACCTCGTGGATCGAGTCGGCGGCGAGCGAGACGCGGATCGTGTCGCCGATGCCGTCGGCGAGGAGCGTGCCGATGCCGATCGACGACTTGATGGTGCCGGTCTGGAGCGAGCCGCTCTCGGTCACGCCGAGGTGGAGCGGGTAGTCGGTCCGCTCGGCGAGGAGGCGGTACGACTGGATCATGAAGAACACGTCGGAGTGCTTCACCGAGATGATGAGGTCCTCGAACCCGTTCTTCTCGCAGATCTCGACGTGCCGCATCGCGCTCTCGAAGAGGGCCTCGGGCTGCGGGTAGCCGTACTTGTCGAGGATGTCCTTTTCGAGCGACCCGGAGTTGACGCCGATGCGGATCGGGATCCCCTTCTCCTTTGCCGCGAGCAGCACCTCGCGCTCCCACTCCGGCTTCCCGATGTTGCCCGGATTGAGCCGCACCTTCGCCACGCCCGCCTCGACGGCCTGGAGCGCGTACTGGTAGTTGAAGTGGATGTCGGCCACGACCGGCACCGGGCTCCCGGCGACGACCTCGGCAAGCGCGTCGGCGTCCTCGGGCCGCGGCACGGCGACGCGAACGATGTCGGCCCCGGCTTCGGCAAGCCGCGTGATCTCGGCGACGCACTTCTCGACGTCGTGCGTCTTGCCGGTCGTCATCGACTGGACCGAGATCGGCGCGCCGCCACCGACCTGGACGGGGCCGACGTGGACGGCGCGGGAGATGCGGCGGGGGCGCGCGACGGCGCTGGGGCGTTCCATAACAGGCGGTGGGGAGTGAGCGGGT
The sequence above is a segment of the Rhodothermales bacterium genome. Coding sequences within it:
- the ispG gene encoding flavodoxin-dependent (E)-4-hydroxy-3-methylbut-2-enyl-diphosphate synthase codes for the protein MERPSAVARPRRISRAVHVGPVQVGGGAPISVQSMTTGKTHDVEKCVAEITRLAEAGADIVRVAVPRPEDADALAEVVAGSPVPVVADIHFNYQYALQAVEAGVAKVRLNPGNIGKPEWEREVLLAAKEKGIPIRIGVNSGSLEKDILDKYGYPQPEALFESAMRHVEICEKNGFEDLIISVKHSDVFFMIQSYRLLAERTDYPLHLGVTESGSLQTGTIKSSIGIGTLLADGIGDTIRVSLAADSIHEVEVGHQILKSLRLGRPGVNIIACPTCGRLTGDLFSVVNEVEAAVKAAKFDKDLNVALMGCAVNGPGEAAGADLGVSLGRGRAHLFKRGEIVRTVPEGEIVEAVLEAIATWDEETEAVEG